A section of the Streptomyces sp. SCL15-4 genome encodes:
- a CDS encoding phosphoribosylaminoimidazolesuccinocarboxamide synthase — MPKRFSTKDLHVRREPSDGRGGVGSFRFTDDYSVFHYGKMPDSVPGKGEACCRIAVFNFGLLAEAGVPSHFRAFHPPDRMEFDLLRVLDPRERPLGPADVNHLVPLQVIFRTMLPEGSSVLRRLRLGRLQPADLGLTRPPAPGTVLDRPVIEYTTKLEEIDRFVGRDEAAAIGGLDTEQQAELEDRTRLVAEVVAEHARRVGLVLADGKVEYGRDARGRLILVDHAGTPDEARLLLDGAHADKQVLRDHYAVTGLQSRVEEWVREGRPRSAWPAPDPLPREVVALVGEMYRSLCELWTGTRVWGADDLDRVLDRLAALAPGARRTEPGAGAAWT; from the coding sequence GTGCCGAAGAGGTTCTCGACCAAGGATCTGCACGTCCGGCGGGAGCCGTCCGACGGGCGCGGCGGAGTGGGCAGTTTCCGGTTCACCGACGACTACTCGGTCTTCCACTACGGCAAGATGCCCGACTCCGTCCCGGGCAAGGGCGAGGCCTGCTGCCGCATCGCGGTCTTCAACTTCGGCCTGCTGGCCGAGGCGGGCGTGCCCAGCCACTTCCGCGCCTTCCATCCGCCCGACCGGATGGAGTTCGACCTGCTGAGGGTCCTCGACCCGCGCGAGCGGCCGCTCGGGCCGGCGGACGTCAACCACCTCGTCCCGCTCCAGGTCATCTTCCGCACCATGCTCCCCGAGGGCTCCTCGGTGCTGCGCCGCCTGCGGCTGGGACGCCTGCAACCGGCCGACCTCGGTCTCACCCGGCCGCCCGCTCCCGGCACCGTGCTGGACCGCCCGGTCATCGAGTACACCACCAAGCTGGAGGAGATCGACCGCTTCGTGGGCCGGGACGAGGCCGCGGCGATCGGCGGGCTGGACACGGAGCAGCAGGCGGAACTGGAGGACCGCACCCGGCTGGTGGCCGAGGTGGTGGCCGAACACGCCCGCCGCGTCGGACTGGTGCTCGCCGACGGCAAGGTCGAGTACGGCCGGGACGCGCGGGGCCGGCTGATCCTGGTCGACCACGCGGGCACCCCCGACGAGGCCCGGCTCCTGCTGGACGGCGCCCACGCCGACAAGCAGGTACTGCGCGACCACTACGCGGTCACCGGGCTGCAGTCCCGCGTGGAGGAGTGGGTCCGGGAGGGCCGGCCCCGCTCGGCCTGGCCCGCGCCCGACCCGCTGCCGCGCGAGGTGGTGGCACTGGTCGGCGAGATGTACCGGTCGCTGTGCGAGCTGTGGACCGGCACCCGGGTGTGGGGCGCCGACGACCTGGACCGGGTGCTGGACCGGCTGGCGGCCCTCGCGCCCGGCGCCCGCCGTACCGAGCCCGGGGCGGGTGCGGCATGGACCTGA
- a CDS encoding adenylosuccinate synthase yields the protein MDLIIVGCQAGDEGKGKFTDIACASAYAVVRYQAGPNTGHTVVADGAEHRFVQVPAGVLRGAVAVLGNGCVIEPVALLAELSALRAAGLRVDLRISELAHVIFPYHVEQDAAEEDWRGTELATTAATGFAHGTGRLGTTVRGVGPCREDKAARIGLRMADLLDENLLRARLSRLVPLKRGLLERVLGRPAAPEPAGEEIDRLVARYGAAGRRLEPHLCDVSRFLRQARADGRHIVYEGAQSFGLDLEHGTYPYVTSGYSGAGGVTVGTGTSPAQDFSVLGVAKAYTVQVGGGPLLAEVDGAVADHLVTRGREWGTVTGRRRRVGWFDLPMVRRAVEVEGIRRLCLTNIDVLAGLAEVSVVTGYRIGGRVTDTFPSRLPDLAAATPVLRRFDGWADTDWPSVARRGPAALPGAARHYIDHLADALGVEIAAVGVGPRREDTVLLGDTPLLAPAATPPRHGTTTGPEATRAR from the coding sequence ATGGACCTGATCATCGTCGGATGCCAGGCGGGCGACGAGGGCAAGGGCAAGTTCACCGACATCGCGTGCGCGTCCGCGTACGCCGTCGTCCGCTACCAGGCGGGCCCCAACACCGGTCACACCGTCGTGGCGGACGGCGCCGAGCACCGGTTCGTGCAGGTGCCCGCCGGGGTGCTGCGCGGCGCCGTCGCCGTGCTCGGCAACGGCTGCGTCATCGAACCGGTGGCCCTGCTGGCCGAACTGTCCGCGCTGCGCGCGGCCGGACTGCGGGTGGACCTGCGGATCAGCGAACTGGCGCACGTCATCTTCCCCTACCACGTAGAACAGGACGCGGCCGAGGAGGACTGGCGCGGCACCGAACTCGCCACCACCGCGGCGACCGGCTTCGCGCACGGCACCGGCCGGCTCGGCACCACCGTGCGCGGCGTCGGCCCCTGCCGGGAGGACAAGGCGGCGCGGATCGGCCTGCGGATGGCCGACCTGCTGGACGAAAACCTGCTGCGCGCCCGGCTGTCCCGGCTGGTGCCGCTCAAACGCGGGCTGCTGGAACGCGTCCTCGGCCGTCCGGCGGCCCCGGAGCCGGCCGGCGAGGAGATCGACCGGCTCGTGGCGCGGTACGGCGCGGCCGGCCGGCGGCTGGAACCCCACCTGTGCGACGTGTCGCGGTTCCTGCGGCAGGCCCGCGCCGACGGACGGCACATCGTCTACGAGGGCGCCCAGAGCTTCGGCCTGGACCTGGAGCACGGCACCTACCCGTATGTGACCAGCGGCTACAGCGGCGCCGGCGGCGTCACCGTGGGCACCGGCACCTCCCCGGCCCAGGACTTCAGCGTGCTCGGCGTCGCCAAGGCGTACACCGTGCAGGTCGGCGGCGGCCCGCTGCTGGCGGAGGTGGACGGCGCGGTCGCCGACCACCTCGTCACCCGGGGCCGGGAGTGGGGCACCGTCACCGGCCGCAGGCGCCGCGTGGGCTGGTTCGACCTCCCGATGGTCCGGCGCGCCGTCGAGGTCGAGGGCATCCGGCGGCTGTGCCTGACCAACATCGACGTCCTGGCCGGCCTGGCCGAGGTCAGCGTGGTCACCGGGTACCGGATCGGCGGCCGGGTCACCGACACCTTCCCGTCACGGCTGCCCGACCTGGCGGCGGCCACCCCGGTGCTGCGGCGCTTCGACGGCTGGGCGGACACGGACTGGCCCAGCGTGGCGCGCCGGGGCCCGGCGGCGCTGCCCGGCGCCGCCCGGCACTACATCGACCACCTCGCCGACGCGCTCGGCGTGGAGATCGCCGCCGTCGGCGTGGGCCCCCGCCGCGAGGACACCGTCCTCCTCGGCGACACACCCCTCCTGGCGCCCGCGGCGACACCGCCGCGCCACGGCACGACCACCGGCCCGGAGGCGACCCGTGCCCGTTGA
- a CDS encoding beta-ribofuranosylaminobenzene 5'-phosphate synthase family protein, giving the protein MSEPLSQEWGVRVRTGCRVSFTLIDLNGETGRRNGMASMALRSPGLEAVVLPHHENAVEADENGSAHLRAVGALLDRLREAWDGPPAKVVIRKGLPPHTGFGSGTTTAVAVGRAYAQFAGLCVPTAEIARTAGRAGTSGASPNLIERGGFLVDGGHLNPDDFAEDPKRYLVPTRFAGGGKRPPVLISAPFPTWPVLVIIPNGHQMHGETERQFFARTLPIPAEEARRTAHAVLMNLATSVLEADYPSFCRAVNFLTYESHFKQKQIDMQSSQVKYLLEEARRGQEIDAVAMSSEGPMCYAFTRRPRAALRWLSGLRESGVVREFWFSGARNVPADVDWVPVLDDDGRTTVA; this is encoded by the coding sequence ATGTCCGAGCCCCTGTCGCAGGAATGGGGCGTGCGCGTCCGTACCGGATGCCGCGTCAGCTTCACACTGATCGACCTGAACGGCGAGACCGGCCGCCGCAACGGCATGGCGTCCATGGCGCTGCGCTCGCCCGGCCTGGAGGCCGTCGTCCTGCCGCACCACGAGAACGCCGTCGAGGCGGACGAGAACGGCTCGGCCCACCTGCGCGCCGTCGGCGCCCTGCTGGACCGCCTCAGGGAGGCGTGGGACGGACCGCCGGCGAAGGTGGTGATCCGCAAGGGGCTGCCGCCGCACACGGGCTTCGGCTCGGGCACCACCACGGCCGTCGCCGTGGGCCGCGCCTACGCCCAGTTCGCCGGGCTCTGTGTCCCCACCGCGGAGATCGCCCGGACCGCGGGCCGGGCCGGCACCTCGGGCGCCAGCCCCAACCTCATAGAACGCGGCGGCTTCCTCGTCGACGGCGGCCATCTCAACCCCGACGACTTCGCCGAGGACCCGAAGCGCTATCTGGTCCCCACCCGGTTCGCGGGCGGCGGCAAACGGCCCCCCGTGCTGATCTCCGCGCCGTTCCCCACCTGGCCGGTCCTGGTGATCATCCCGAACGGCCACCAGATGCACGGCGAGACCGAACGGCAGTTCTTCGCCCGGACGCTGCCCATCCCGGCCGAGGAGGCCCGCCGCACCGCCCACGCGGTCCTGATGAACCTGGCCACCTCGGTCCTGGAGGCGGACTACCCCTCCTTCTGCCGCGCGGTGAACTTCCTGACGTACGAGAGCCACTTCAAGCAGAAGCAGATCGACATGCAGTCCTCCCAGGTGAAGTACCTGCTGGAGGAGGCGCGCCGGGGTCAGGAGATCGACGCCGTCGCGATGAGCTCCGAGGGGCCGATGTGCTACGCCTTCACCCGGCGTCCGCGGGCCGCCCTGCGGTGGCTGTCCGGGCTGCGGGAATCCGGCGTCGTCCGCGAGTTCTGGTTCAGCGGTGCCCGCAACGTCCCCGCCGACGTCGACTGGGTCCCGGTGCTCGACGACGACGGCCGGACCACCGTCGCCTGA
- a CDS encoding ABC transporter substrate-binding protein — translation MTVTVRTEGIGPSAVFALPWLVADELGYFAEEDVAVEFVRNRAEQKLTEPVADHELVDSIRNHVPFEEGRVDLYRACEWGQIRRAHDSRRGAKIIGKRSSVAVMALMAAPGSAYLYPQTLANAPVAVSFHNGNHYAAIQMLEGFLEADEIKTVGYHTIDGYRAVQSGEAAAVALSEPWITLAEKQGFQKVIETHYAGLELVAPDFDRAVYAACNRAIDRAVTALDRDKRPYLHYLIDSLPEDFAGEITPDDFHLPRLRYVPPQPYTRLEFEKAYAWMRRWGLIEPGARYEDLVVQDPETDPVR, via the coding sequence ATGACGGTTACCGTGCGCACCGAAGGTATCGGCCCGTCCGCCGTCTTCGCGCTGCCGTGGCTGGTCGCCGACGAACTCGGCTATTTCGCCGAGGAGGACGTCGCGGTGGAATTCGTCCGGAACCGCGCGGAGCAGAAGCTGACCGAACCGGTGGCGGACCACGAACTGGTCGACTCGATCCGCAACCACGTGCCCTTCGAGGAGGGCCGCGTCGACCTGTACCGCGCCTGCGAGTGGGGACAGATCCGGCGCGCCCACGACAGCCGCCGGGGAGCGAAGATCATCGGGAAGCGCTCGTCGGTCGCCGTGATGGCCCTGATGGCGGCGCCCGGCTCGGCGTACCTCTACCCGCAGACCCTGGCGAACGCGCCCGTGGCGGTCAGCTTCCACAACGGCAACCACTACGCGGCGATCCAGATGCTGGAGGGCTTCCTGGAGGCCGACGAGATCAAGACGGTGGGCTACCACACCATCGACGGCTACCGCGCCGTCCAGTCCGGCGAGGCGGCGGCCGTCGCCCTGTCGGAGCCGTGGATCACCCTGGCCGAGAAGCAGGGCTTCCAGAAGGTCATCGAGACGCACTACGCGGGACTGGAGCTGGTGGCGCCGGACTTCGACCGCGCCGTCTACGCGGCCTGCAACCGGGCGATCGACCGGGCGGTCACCGCGCTCGACCGGGACAAGCGCCCCTACCTGCACTATCTGATCGACTCGCTGCCCGAGGACTTCGCGGGCGAGATCACCCCGGACGACTTCCACCTGCCGCGGCTGCGCTACGTGCCTCCACAGCCGTACACCCGCCTGGAGTTCGAGAAGGCCTACGCCTGGATGCGGCGCTGGGGCCTGATCGAGCCGGGGGCCCGGTACGAGGACCTGGTCGTCCAGGACCCGGAGACGGACCCGGTCCGCTGA
- a CDS encoding amidohydrolase family protein, with amino-acid sequence MNGQESTGRCLITAGRVWDGVAAESVRHGFVLVDGDRIAAVGRQADLGDGDVTAGSRLDLPGATLMPGLIDAHVHLTFSGSDVPVRDYKREARAGAAALAVRAVVNLRAAVEAGVTTVRDLGTLNEVAFPLRAAVADGRIPGPRVLTSGQPITVTGGHCHWFSHECDSPTDIRVAVRTQVRDGADWIKLMVSGGNLTPRTNPVRPQFSEEEVRACVDESDRLGRPVATHAYDPLSIRRAAAAGARTIEHCLFETADGIAYDPATADLMAARSIAFVPTISGALHRMRDGTELIAPRFRDRHRRLREVFGLLLAAGVPLVAGSDAGVPHRAFDGFPADLAALVGEDGIGLTRHQALVAATSGAAAGLGLDDAGVLAPGHRADLLAVDGDPLRDIGALLRARLVVAAGRRVRGPEAPAG; translated from the coding sequence GTGAACGGACAGGAGAGCACCGGCCGCTGTCTCATCACGGCCGGCCGGGTCTGGGACGGGGTTGCCGCCGAATCCGTCCGGCACGGCTTCGTCCTCGTGGACGGCGACCGCATCGCCGCCGTCGGCCGGCAGGCGGACCTCGGCGACGGCGACGTCACGGCCGGCTCCCGGCTGGACCTGCCCGGCGCCACCCTCATGCCCGGGCTCATCGACGCCCATGTGCACCTGACCTTCAGCGGATCGGACGTGCCCGTCCGCGACTACAAACGGGAGGCCCGGGCCGGCGCCGCGGCCCTCGCCGTACGCGCCGTCGTCAATCTGCGGGCCGCCGTGGAGGCCGGCGTGACCACCGTCCGCGACCTGGGCACCCTGAACGAGGTCGCCTTCCCGCTGCGCGCCGCGGTCGCCGACGGCCGCATCCCCGGACCCCGGGTGCTGACCAGCGGGCAGCCGATCACCGTCACCGGCGGCCACTGCCACTGGTTCAGCCACGAGTGCGACTCGCCCACCGACATCCGGGTCGCCGTCAGAACGCAGGTGCGCGACGGCGCGGACTGGATCAAACTCATGGTCAGCGGCGGCAATCTGACACCCCGGACCAACCCGGTGCGCCCGCAGTTCAGCGAGGAGGAGGTCCGGGCCTGCGTGGACGAGAGCGACCGGCTGGGCCGCCCGGTCGCGACCCACGCCTACGACCCGCTCAGCATCCGCCGGGCCGCCGCCGCGGGCGCCCGCACCATCGAGCACTGCCTCTTCGAGACGGCCGACGGCATCGCGTACGACCCGGCCACCGCCGACCTGATGGCCGCCCGCTCCATCGCCTTCGTCCCCACGATCAGCGGCGCCCTGCACCGGATGCGAGACGGCACCGAGCTGATCGCGCCCCGCTTCCGGGACCGGCACCGGCGCCTGCGCGAGGTCTTCGGGCTGCTGCTCGCCGCCGGGGTGCCCCTGGTCGCGGGCTCGGACGCGGGCGTCCCGCACCGCGCCTTCGACGGGTTCCCGGCGGACCTGGCGGCCCTGGTCGGGGAGGACGGCATCGGACTGACCCGCCACCAGGCGCTGGTCGCCGCCACCTCCGGCGCCGCGGCCGGGCTCGGCCTCGACGACGCCGGCGTGCTGGCCCCCGGACACCGCGCCGACCTGCTCGCGGTGGACGGCGACCCGCTGCGCGACATCGGGGCCCTGCTGCGAGCGCGGCTGGTCGTCGCCGCCGGACGCCGGGTGCGCGGGCCCGAGGCACCGGCCGGCTGA
- a CDS encoding acetoacetate decarboxylase family protein codes for MLSGTADPETLAVGAPYVAAPATEPLVCHGAELLQIVYQIDGRARQEILPPALHPVNPPVITVSVLRAAESDAGPFTLAETRVVCRSGARSRGFHVSCFVDGEEAARLLARRWGHRVRPAAVGLRLRYHGATAEVRADGRLLLDARLLDPVPLAPADLQFTDSMHLARTPRGHRLVQVERGYDVTAAQRGRPVLAAFEAAGWGEPRLRPAYPISAVSLTGDVVFRPVRYLCRADVSASEGTERIDHA; via the coding sequence ATGCTCAGCGGAACCGCCGACCCCGAGACCCTGGCCGTGGGCGCCCCCTACGTCGCCGCCCCCGCCACCGAGCCGCTGGTCTGCCACGGCGCGGAACTCCTCCAGATCGTCTACCAGATAGACGGCCGCGCCCGGCAGGAGATCCTGCCCCCGGCCCTGCACCCGGTCAACCCGCCGGTGATCACCGTGTCCGTGCTGCGGGCCGCCGAGAGCGACGCCGGACCGTTCACCCTGGCCGAGACCCGCGTCGTGTGCCGCAGCGGCGCGCGCAGCAGGGGCTTCCACGTGTCGTGCTTCGTCGACGGCGAGGAGGCGGCCCGGCTGCTCGCCCGAAGGTGGGGACACCGGGTCCGCCCGGCCGCCGTCGGGCTGCGGCTGCGTTACCACGGAGCCACCGCCGAGGTCCGCGCCGACGGCCGCCTCCTGCTCGACGCGCGCCTGCTCGACCCCGTCCCGCTGGCCCCCGCCGACCTGCAGTTCACCGACTCCATGCACCTGGCCCGCACGCCGCGCGGCCACCGGCTCGTCCAGGTCGAGCGCGGCTACGACGTCACGGCCGCCCAGCGCGGCCGGCCGGTGCTGGCCGCCTTCGAGGCCGCCGGCTGGGGCGAGCCCCGGCTGCGGCCCGCGTACCCGATATCGGCCGTCTCGCTCACCGGTGACGTGGTGTTCCGGCCGGTCCGGTACCTCTGCCGCGCCGATGTGAGCGCCTCCGAAGGGACGGAACGCATTGACCACGCCTAG
- a CDS encoding LLM class flavin-dependent oxidoreductase, which translates to MKFGIFFELSVPQPLGRADEIQAYQDALEQSRLADELGFTTAWAVEHHFLQEYSHCSAPEVFLTAVAMSTSRLRVGHGGVVCVPQINHPVRVAERAAALDILSGGRLDVGTARASTITELGGFMADPDSTKMSWDEYIDVLPRMWTEEHVRYDGTTFTLPERPVVPKPVQDPHPPLWVTVTSPGTERDAADRGIGCLGVAAASFKEQERRTGEYRKRIQQCDPAGRAVNDQVATMNYLFCHEDDATAARIGGAMFDAFGMLNSQLLWAREVYPTPAYRSLGNLAPGGVDRVRDDSPAARRPVPEGVAIGDPDRIVKAVKIWESMGVDAINFLLNTANLVPQDQVLASMRLFAAEVMPHFAEGGS; encoded by the coding sequence ATGAAATTCGGCATCTTCTTCGAACTGTCGGTACCACAGCCGTTGGGCCGCGCCGACGAGATACAGGCCTACCAGGACGCCCTGGAACAGAGCAGGCTGGCCGACGAACTGGGGTTCACCACGGCCTGGGCGGTCGAGCACCACTTCCTCCAGGAGTACTCGCACTGCTCGGCCCCCGAGGTGTTCCTCACCGCGGTCGCCATGTCGACGTCACGGCTGCGCGTCGGCCACGGCGGCGTGGTGTGCGTGCCCCAGATCAACCATCCGGTGCGTGTCGCCGAACGGGCCGCCGCCCTCGACATCCTCTCCGGCGGCCGGCTGGACGTCGGCACCGCACGCGCCTCGACCATCACCGAACTGGGCGGCTTCATGGCCGACCCGGACAGCACCAAGATGTCCTGGGACGAGTACATCGACGTACTGCCCCGCATGTGGACCGAGGAACACGTCCGCTACGACGGCACCACCTTCACCCTGCCCGAGCGTCCCGTGGTGCCCAAACCGGTGCAGGACCCCCACCCGCCGCTGTGGGTGACGGTGACCTCTCCCGGCACCGAGCGCGACGCGGCCGACCGGGGCATCGGCTGCCTCGGGGTCGCCGCGGCGAGCTTCAAGGAACAGGAACGGCGCACCGGCGAGTATCGCAAGCGCATCCAGCAGTGCGACCCGGCCGGACGCGCGGTCAACGACCAGGTGGCCACCATGAACTACCTCTTCTGCCACGAGGACGACGCCACCGCGGCCCGGATCGGCGGCGCCATGTTCGACGCCTTCGGCATGCTCAACAGCCAGCTGCTGTGGGCGCGGGAGGTCTATCCCACCCCGGCGTACCGGTCGCTCGGCAATCTCGCGCCGGGCGGGGTCGACCGGGTCCGCGACGACAGCCCGGCGGCCCGGCGGCCCGTTCCCGAGGGCGTCGCCATCGGCGACCCGGACCGCATCGTCAAGGCCGTCAAGATCTGGGAGAGCATGGGCGTGGACGCGATCAACTTCCTGCTGAACACGGCGAATCTGGTGCCCCAGGACCAAGTGCTGGCCAGCATGCGGCTGTTCGCCGCCGAGGTCATGCCGCACTTCGCGGAGGGCGGCAGCTGA